The Prosthecobacter sp. SYSU 5D2 nucleotide sequence CAAACTGCCGGGTATCCTGAACCACTTTGTTGTTGATATCACGGACCTTGTCGCCCTGGGCGTTTTTCAAGTCCGTGTCCCACACCGCAGGAGCCGGGAGGTTGGTGTTGGCAACAAAACTCTCCAGCATCTCCCCTTTGGCCACATGGTTGGCAGCCATGCCCAGGGGCACACGGATGGGTTTAAGTAGCGTGGTGCCAACCTTTTCCCCAAGAGACTTGCTCTCGGCGGCTTGTTTGCTGATCTGGTCCATGTTTGACATTGCAGGTGGAGAACTGGAGGGTGAAGTAAAACGGGTTAGGGGATTCTACGACCGGGCCTGCATCAAACCTTGACCCCGCCGGCTGCGCCGACGTCCTGTGGGGTCTCCTTGAGGGCGGCCTTCATCACCATCTTGGTCTTGTGGGCTCCGATCTTGTCTTTGAGCTCCTGGGCCTTGTCTTCGTTTTTGTCGATCCGGCCGCCCAGTTTGTCGGACGCCTTTTTCAGGTCCTGCGCTTCTTTGATCTCCATCTGCTCGGCGCGCTCAGGGCCGGTGCCTTTCATGTGTTTGTCCAGGTCATACTTTTTGTTCAGCGCGGCTGCGATGTCCGGGTCCTTCAGAGTTAGATCCACGGCGGCTTTGCGCTTCTCCAGGTCGGCCACATGGTTTTCTCGCTTGGCGAGCTGCTTTTCCATCCGCTCCAGCTTGCTCTGGTCATCCAGACCCAGCTTTTCCTTGATCGTGTTTTTCAGGGAGGAGGCAGCGGACTTCAGCATGTCGCGCACGCTGGTTTTGGCCGCGGGCGAGTCCGCCTCCTGGGCGGGTGCCGGAGCCACCACAGGGACTGTTTGTCTGGGCAGCAGATCCCCGGCATTATCCGGCGCAAGCTGGGCAGGAGCCGCAATCGGGATAGTGCCATTCGAGGCCATTTCCAGCGACGCCGTCAGACCTTGGGTGATGGTCGGGTCTTTGTCCGTCATGGATTTGCACACATGGCCTGCTGCGGTAGCGGCGTTCAGCCGGCCGTCTGCAGCGCCGTTCACCAGAGTCTGGGTCAGCGAAGCCGTGGAATTGAGCATCTTGCCGAGAATACGATCCTGCTCAGCCGGCCCGTTGGCGACGAGGTGGTTCGCTTCATTGATGACGGCTGGCAGAGCGCAGCGGAGGATGAGGGTGTTCCCCATCGCCTTATTAACGGCCTGCTGCTGGACCACAGGGTCTGCACCGGCAAAACCCTTTCTGGCACCTTCCGAGCAGGCTGCCAGAAAGTCCCGTGCCTCCGGGCTGAGCTTGGGCATTTGCGTCTGCACGGCAGCCGTCAGGTCAGCATTGGCATCCGCATAGAAGTCATTCCACTTTTGCGAGCCGACATCCATGTCATTGGGAAGCTGCGGCCCGCGAATGTTGCTGCTGGTCAGCGGATTGCCGGCCAGATCCTGGGTGGGCATGTCCGGTCCGTTTTGAGCCGCCTTCAGAGCCTCAATGGTCTGATAGGCGACGGCATTGCTATAATCCTGGGCATAAGTGGCCATGAACTGGGTGTTGAAACCCTGGTAGGAAGTGGCCCCGCGCATGAGGGTGCCGACCTGGTTGTTCGCCGCCTGGCATTCGGCCTCCACCCCGGCCATGCCGACTTTCTGATACACGCTCTGTTTCAGATGCGGAGGCAGTGTGTCCTCCGCAGCCTTGAAGACCGCCTTTCCATGCTCCGTGTTACCTGGATTGGTCCTGAGGTCGGCAAGGATGTTTGTGACGTGCTGATCTACTGGCGATGGAGGGTTGTTGTCGTCTGCCATAATGAATGAGATATTAAGAATTGGTTTTGTGATGTATTCCCGCTTGGGCAGCCGCCATAAAATGGAAGGAATCTCAGAGACCGGCCAGCGTCCTGGTCAGCAGCATTCCCGTCAGTTGAATGCTGACATTGGAGTTAGGCCGGACGTGCCGGAGTGTGACATAAAAAAAGAACCCTTGGCTTGACGCCTTGAAATCCGCCCCTGGCCTGACCACGGCAGAGCGGCTCGGGCGCTGTGAGGATTCGTGTCCGCCCGGCAAGACCTGCCGGCGGCATCGACTTGGGGGCTTGGCATAATGGAGTAGTTGAATTGGGTGGAACGGAACTTTAAAGGGGATGGGAAATCGATCCGGGCCGCTGGTTGGCGGCATCAGGTGCTGCAAGGACGCGCAGGTGGTTCGTTGACCTTGGGATCATCCAAGTTTTCCATCATCTGATGAAGTAGGCACGGAGCGTTGCTGCTGGCGGTGGAGATCTTGGATGTCGTCGTTCATAATTAGTTAGGGATGCGTTTTCGGGTTTGGTCTTTACTTCCACCAGTCGGGGATCTTGCCGGCGCCATCCATGGCAGGAATACGCATTTTGATCTTCTTTTTGGAGGGGTGGATGATCCAGGCGGTGGCATCCGGCATCTTCATGAGCTCGCCGGGCTGGACTTCGTAGTCCCATTCTTTGTTCACCGTTTTGCTGGCGTCCTTGCCCATGAAACCGGAGGATTTAGAGACTTTTTTCTTCTCCACTTTGGCGATGAACTCGGCCACGGCGAGCGCGCCTTCGGGATCCGGCTGGCGGAAGGCGATGCGGGAGCGGCAGTTCAGCGTGAGCACCTGGGCGGTCTCCTTGCCAAGCACGGGAAAGAGGGAGGCATCGCTCTGCATGCCGAGGATGAGGCAGCAGTTGGCGGCCCGCAGACGGTCAATGACGTTGTGGTCGGAGATGCCGTCCTCACTGGCGGTGGCCAGGGCCTGAAACTCATCCATGAGGGCGATGAGAAGGTTCTCTCCTTTGCGCTCGGACTTGGGTTTGTCGAAGCGCATCATGGCGTGGGTGTAGAAGAGCAGCTTGATGTAGGTATTGATGTAGCGGCGCTCCGTCTGGAAGGTCTGCGGCAGGGCGGTGCAGAAGATGCGGCCTTTGTCCACATCCGTGATGTCAATGGTGTTCGGCTCGTCTGAACAGAAGACCTCGGCGATGTCCGGGTGGGTGAAGAAGCCGAGCATGACCTTGAGGGTGCCGACAAGACCTTCTTTCTGCTCGGCGGCCTTGGCGCTGAGGAAGGTCTGGTCGAAGTATTTGGCCAGCTTGATGCGCTCCGGGGTGCTGTCGGTATCCAGCAGCTCTTCGAATATTTTTTCCAGGGCGCTGCTGTCTGTCAGGATCTCATAGGCACGCAGGACGTTGACGGGGCGGCCGAGGGTTTCCAGGAGTTCAAAGGCGCTGGTGAGAGCCTGCTGGGCGGCGGGTTTGAAGAAGGAGGACTGCTCCCCCTCCGTGAGCGAGGCGCCAGTGTCCACCAGGTTTTTGGCATGGGTGGTGTAGGGGAGACGGGGATCGGAGACGAGGTTGTAGCGCTCCTTGGGCTTCCAGCTCCGGTCCAGGCGGTCCGGGCGGACGGCGAGCACGCAGATGGCCTCCGGGCGGCCGTGGCCGGCGGCGTGCTCCATGGCGAAGAAGTGCTCATCGCCTTTGGCACCGAGGATGAGGCCGCCCCAGTTGGGCCGGCTCATGCTGATCTGATGCAGGAGGGGATTGAAACCGGAGGTCGTCTTGCCCACACCGGTATCCCCGGTGATGAGCCAGTGGCGGGTGAACTCCCCCGGCAGCCACTTCAGGTTTTTATACTGGACGATGTATTCCTTTTTGCTGAGGTCCGGCTGCCACTTCAGCAGCACAAAGGCGCCCAGCACGGTAATGAAGGCCACACCGCCCGTGACCTCGTTGATGTCCTGGATGTCGTGTTTGACCATGGCATACCAGATGCCAAAGGTGGCCAGGGCGGCGGCGGTGAGGAATTTTAGAAAGGAGAACATGAGGACAAATGGGGCAGGAGAAGGGTGACTATAGCCGCGCGGACGATTTCACAAGAGCAAGGGAACGCTATGCCTGACCTTGAATTTGCGCTTTGGCGGCGGGTTGTGACAAAAGTTCTTTCAGAAGAGCGAATTCAGGGCGGAATGGACGCGGGAATTCCGGTCCTGGTGAAGGTGCTGCGGGAGAAAATGTGTCACACCTTTGAACCCTGCGGGTTAAATGGTCATGACAGGGTCGCTTCCTGCGGTTCCAAGAATGCACCGGCAGGCTGATGATCACCGCTGCCAATCCTTCAGGCCGATCATTTCAAACCGACAACTCCTACATCCCATGGCGAAATCCAAAAATACATCCAGCTCCTCAGCCCCGGGTGCGGACCCAAACACACCGCCTTTT carries:
- a CDS encoding type IV secretion system DNA-binding domain-containing protein, producing the protein MFSFLKFLTAAALATFGIWYAMVKHDIQDINEVTGGVAFITVLGAFVLLKWQPDLSKKEYIVQYKNLKWLPGEFTRHWLITGDTGVGKTTSGFNPLLHQISMSRPNWGGLILGAKGDEHFFAMEHAAGHGRPEAICVLAVRPDRLDRSWKPKERYNLVSDPRLPYTTHAKNLVDTGASLTEGEQSSFFKPAAQQALTSAFELLETLGRPVNVLRAYEILTDSSALEKIFEELLDTDSTPERIKLAKYFDQTFLSAKAAEQKEGLVGTLKVMLGFFTHPDIAEVFCSDEPNTIDITDVDKGRIFCTALPQTFQTERRYINTYIKLLFYTHAMMRFDKPKSERKGENLLIALMDEFQALATASEDGISDHNVIDRLRAANCCLILGMQSDASLFPVLGKETAQVLTLNCRSRIAFRQPDPEGALAVAEFIAKVEKKKVSKSSGFMGKDASKTVNKEWDYEVQPGELMKMPDATAWIIHPSKKKIKMRIPAMDGAGKIPDWWK